From Apium graveolens cultivar Ventura unplaced genomic scaffold, ASM990537v1 ctg1927, whole genome shotgun sequence, one genomic window encodes:
- the LOC141700210 gene encoding uncharacterized protein LOC141700210, translating into MENIKAKDETIGLAYPMLNRGNYTAWALKMKVYMQAHRVWIAIESDDPKLPVEDRTDKIALAAIYQGIPEDVLLSVAEKKMAREAWDAVKTMCLGTDRVKTARIQTLKAEFGTLSMKDTESLDDFCMKLNGLVTTIRALGEEVKEAYIVKKLLRVVPKKFLQIASTIEQFGDLETMTVEETVGSLKAHKERLRGQVEPSGGQLLLTEEEWSKRERDDAKLLLTREEWLKRSGKGDGSSGSKFRRDFGRGGRDKTKVRCFNCQGYGHYAADCKKSRCEWENKEQKEEVNMTQMQDDEPALLMVENNEEGEKVMLINEEQVVPKLNHNVKTIQPASNLWYLDNEASNHMTGQLSKFREIDENVKGKVRFGDGSTVSIKGKGTILLKCKNGEERLLKDVYYIPILCNNIISLGQLAEEGNRVILSGVHLWIYDKGGRLIMKVKKSVNRLSKIIIESSSSECLLSRSDEMAWLWHARLGHVNFNGMNMMCTTKMVHGLPEIKIQNEVCTGCLMSKQTRRSFPGQATYNAKKVLELVHGDLCGPISPPTS; encoded by the coding sequence ATGGAAAACATCAAAGCAAAAGATGAAACGATCGGGTTGGCATATCCCATGTTGAACAGAGGTAACTATACAGCATGGGCGCTTAAGATGAAGGTGTATATGCAAGCACACAGGGTGTGGATTGCTATTGAGAGTGACGACCCAAAGTTGCCTGTAGAAGATCGGACAGACAAAATCGCTCTTGCTGCTATCTATCAAGGGATTCCGGAGGATGTTTTGTTGTCTGTAGCCGAAAAGAAAATGGCTAGGGAGGCTTGGGATGCCGTCAAAACCATGTGTTTGGGCACTGATCGTGTAAAAACAGCGAGAATTCAAACTCTTAAGGCAGAGTTCGGGACATTGAGCATGAAAGATACGGAGTCTCTCGATGACTTCTGTATGAAATTAAATGGTTTGGTGACAACCATTAGAGCTCTTGGTGAGGAGGTCAAAGAGGCATATATTGTGAAGAAATTGTTACGAGTAGTTCCTAAGAAATTTCTGCAGATAGCTTCGACAATTGAACAATTCGGAGATTTAGAGACTATGACCGTTGAAGAAACGGTTGGATCCTTAAAAGCTCATAAAGAACGCTTACGAGGTCAGGTGGAACCGAGTGGTGGTCAACTGTTATTGACTGAGGAAGAGTGGTCGAAGAGGGAAAGAGATGATGCAAAGCTGCTTTTGACACGGGAAGAATGGCTGAAACGTTCAGGTAAAGGAGATGGGTCATCTGGGTCGAAGTTTCGAAGAGATTTTGGACGTGGAGGACGTGACAAAACTAAAGTCAGATGCTTCAATTGCCAGGGATATGGCCATTATGCTGCAGATTGTAAAAAATCACGATGTGAATGGGAGAATAAGGAACAAAAGGAAGAGGTAAACATGACCCAGATGCAAGATGATGAGCCCGCACTTCTGATGGTAGAAAATAATGAAGAAGGTGAGAAAGTAATGCTGATCAATGAGGAGCAAGTAGTTCCCAAGCTAAACCACAACGTTAAGACAATTCAACCAGCCTCGAATTTATGGTATTTAGACAATGAAGCTAGCAATCATATGACAGGACAATTGTCAAAATTCCGAGAAATAGATGAGAATGTGAAAGGCAAGGTGAGGTTTGGAGATGGTTCTACTGTATCAATAAAAGGAAAGGGGACAATCCTCTTAAAGTGTAAAAATGGAGAAGAAAGATTGTTGAAGGATGTTTATTACATTCCTATATTATGCAACAATATCATCAGTTTAGGGCAATTAGCTGAGGAAGGAAACAGGGTTATTTTGAGTGGGGTTCATTTGTGGATCTATGACAAAGGAGGAAGACTGATTATGAAGGTAAAGAAGTCTGTAAATCGCTTGTCTAAGATTATAATCGAGAGTAGTAGTTCAGAATGTCTGCTGTCACGGAGTGATGAAATGGCTTGGCTTTGGCATGCTCGACTTGGACATGTCAATTTCAATGGCATGAATATGATGTGTACTACCAAAATGGTGCATGGCTTGCCTGAGATTAAAATACAGAATGAAGTGTGCACTGGGTGTTTGATGTCGAAACAAACCAGAAGATCTTTCCCAGGCCAAGCAACCTATAACGCTAAGAAGGTACTAGAACTTGTTCATGGTGATCTATGTGGCCCAATCTCGCCTCCTACTTCATGA
- the LOC141700211 gene encoding secreted RxLR effector protein 161-like, with protein MWNCNATKLPMDPKENINKDEGGRCVYTTHFKSMIGGLRYLVHTRPDIAYSVGIVSRYMEKPTEMHLLAAKRILRYVRGYSDSDVAGHVEDRRSTGGMVFYLDDGLVTWASQKQRSVALSSCEGEFMAATAAACQAIWLRKMVSQVTGKHVEPVVLYLDNKSAIDLTKNFVFHGQSKHIDIRYHFIRECVENGDILVKHVSTDLQRADVLTKALPTAR; from the exons ATGTGGAACTGCAATGCCACTAAGCTTCCCATGGATCCTAAGGAGAATATCAACAAAGATGAAGGAGGACGATGCGTTTATACTACACATTTTAAAAGTATGATTGGAGGCCTACGCTATTTGGTTCATACAAGGCCGGATATAGCCTATTCAGTCGGGATTGTGAGCAGGTATATGGAAAAACCCACTGAGATGCATCTGCTAGCAGCAAAACGGATTCTTCGCTATGTTAGAG GATATTCCGACAGTGACGTCGCTGGACATGTTGAAGATCGAAGAAGCACTGGGGGCATGGTGTTTTATTTGGACGACGGACTGGTAACATGGGCATCACAAAAACAAAGAAGTGTAGCACTTTCGTCCTGCGAAGGTGAGTTCATGGCGGCAACTGCAGCTGCATGTCAGGCCATTTGGCTACGGAAAATGGTGAGTCAGGTTACTGGTAAACATGTTGAGCCAGTAGTGTTGTATCTTGACAACAAGTCCGCCATTGATCTGACTAAAAATTTTGTGTTTCACGGACAAAGCAAACACATTGACATCCGTTATCACTTTATACGTGAATGTGTTGAGAATGGTGATATACTTGTTAAACACGTCAGTACGGATCTTCAGCGAGCTGATGTTTTGACAAAAGCATTACCTACTGCCAGATGA